From Triticum urartu cultivar G1812 chromosome 2, Tu2.1, whole genome shotgun sequence, a single genomic window includes:
- the LOC125537190 gene encoding uncharacterized protein LOC125537190, translating into MGKLARNVLSEPAKRPPLPPRLLRPEAIPPRSLSLSPKPPKTLSGLLSSSPATKSIAAASSPASAAMLLPLRRLSGHLYRAVAASASADVLLPLRRLPGHLRRSLSTADSNPPWAMIYRLSETTNYTRGASFSLAPPPSATLFSIPERAYDLEERKRNPDRRYVNLHASVVFAASQDGLLLLKTTRIRLSAHTAAGLNLARPTEQKAKVVMDEAVEKEFVRYMCNPVTGQLVRLPDYLGMKEILQTATGLLTQADGGHGPPKRYAVVELLELNGEGRFVVFCFSSDTGKWDATVRPSPLQPGREMHLLNHEVLAFGGRLWWVDVSLGVLSMDPFSDKCELRHIKLPPGSVLPRQSHAEICDLIKYRRMGVSDGRLLYVEVSMEAPYQIRSFVLDDESGRWTLEHQVSLDAKERPLVGAIDPLNADLLYLNLGAEVIVSMDMRRNRIIAQSSVLARGIHPCYCGSNVFLPCVLPSFLGSSHIPGKKGAPKQLTLADVLVRSDKC; encoded by the exons ATGGGGAAACTTGCACGAAACGTTCTGTCAGAGCCAGCAAAGCGCCCGCCCCTCCCTCCTCGGCTTCTCCGACCGGAAGCCATTCCACCCcgctccctctccctctccccaaAACCACCCAAAACCCTCTCCGGTCTGCTCTCCTCTTCGCCTGCTACCAAAtccatcgccgccgcctcctccccggCCTCCGCCGCAATGCTGCTCCCTCTCCGTCGCCTCTCCGGCCACCTCTAccgcgccgtcgccgcctccgcctccgctgATGTGCTGCTCCCGCTCCGCCGTCTGCCCGGccacctccgccgctccctctCCACCGCCGACTCGAACCCTCCCTGGGCGATGATCTACCGCCTGTCGGAGACGACGAACTACACGCGAGGCGCGTCCTTCTCGctggcgccgccgccgtcggccaCTCTCTTCTCCATCCCCGAGAGGGCGTACGACCTGGAGGAACGCAAGCGCAACCCCGACCGCAGGTACGTTAACTTGCACGCCAGCGTCGTCTTCGCCGCGAGCCAGGACGGCCTTCTCCTCTTGAAGACCACGAGGATCCGTTTGAGCGCCCACACGGCCGCGGGGCTGAACCTGGCCCGCCCCACGGAACAGAAAGCCAAGGTGGTGATGGATGAGGCCGTCGAGAAGGAGTTCGTGCGCTACATGTGCAACCCCGTTACTGGCCAGCTTGTCCGCCTTCCGGACTACTTGGGCATGAAGGAGATCTTGCAGACGGCCACGGGCCTGCTCACCCAAGCAGACGGCGGGCACGGGCCGCCTAAGAGGTACGCCGTTGTTGAGCTCCTAGAGCTCAACGGCGAGGGGCGCTTCGTGGTGTTTTGCTTCTCCTCGGACACAGGGAAATGGGACGCCACGGTGCGGCCATCTCCGCTGCAGCCTGGGCGCGAGATGCACTTGTTGAATCACGAGGTGCTGGCCTTTGGTGGACGTCTGTGGTGGGTGGATGTGAGCTTGGGCGTCCTCTCCATGGACCCGTTCAGTGACAAGTGTGAGCTCCGCCACATCAAGCTGCCTCCCGGCAGCGTCCTTCCTCGCCAATCGCACGCAGAGATTTGCGACCTTATCAAATACAGGCGGATGGGTGTCAGCGACGGGAGGCTGCTGTATGTCGAGGTTTCAATGGAGGCGCCCTACCAGATCAGGTCATTCGTGCTGGACGACGAGAGCGGCCGCTGGACGTTGGAGCACCAGGTGTCACTGGATGCCAAGGAGAGGCCTTTGGTTGGCGCCATTGATCCGCTCAACGCTGACTTGCTGTACCTCAACTTGGGCGCTGAAGTTATTGTTAGCATGGACATGCGCCGGAACAGGATCATTGCTCAGTCATCTGTGTTGGCCCGTGGTATCCATCCATGCTATTGCGGGTCAAatgtgttcttgccatgtgtgCTCCCGTCATTTCTTGGATCAAGCCATATTCCAG GCAAGAAGGGTGCCCCAAAACAGCTAACTTTAGCTGATGTTCTGGTTCGTTCAGACAAATGCTAG